From bacterium, one genomic window encodes:
- a CDS encoding DUF202 domain-containing protein codes for MSHFQIFVVLASAIYLAECLVYAGEAGWILLGWGKAFTLHRGPGLRSRNPWPAGFCYRFPPSSPVPNGPSRLSLPEAKDRYQDFLAFDRTLKSWSRILIGLGATAFLLFVLRKGFWLAWGLWAFAFLFVHLTLVVVFWRGFGKLYPEKKWARIRKTLLCAVSPWLSSRAMDLLADPLFDHFHPLVAGKLLLADRDFEGWARRWVLELRYPPALAGVAEVPLLLEKDREGEERTIVQWLQECGLETVGLWAPMAPTGPQDRSYCPRCEVAYRSLEGSCKDCGRDLVPFGDAHSGVG; via the coding sequence ATGAGCCATTTCCAGATCTTCGTCGTGCTCGCGTCGGCCATCTATCTGGCCGAGTGCCTGGTCTATGCCGGGGAGGCGGGCTGGATCCTGCTGGGTTGGGGCAAGGCCTTCACCCTTCACCGGGGACCGGGCCTGCGCTCGCGCAACCCTTGGCCGGCGGGCTTCTGCTATCGTTTCCCACCGTCCTCGCCTGTTCCCAACGGTCCCTCCCGGCTATCCCTCCCCGAGGCCAAGGACCGCTACCAGGATTTCCTGGCCTTCGACCGGACCCTTAAGTCCTGGTCCCGCATCCTGATCGGGCTGGGCGCCACCGCCTTCCTGCTGTTCGTCCTGCGGAAAGGTTTCTGGCTGGCCTGGGGCCTCTGGGCCTTCGCCTTCCTCTTCGTTCACCTGACCCTGGTCGTCGTCTTCTGGCGTGGGTTCGGAAAGCTCTATCCGGAAAAGAAATGGGCGCGCATCCGAAAGACCCTTCTTTGCGCCGTCTCACCCTGGCTCTCCTCCCGGGCCATGGACCTCCTGGCCGACCCGCTCTTCGATCATTTCCATCCACTGGTGGCGGGGAAACTGCTTTTGGCGGACCGGGACTTCGAGGGTTGGGCCCGGCGTTGGGTGCTGGAACTTCGCTATCCACCGGCCCTGGCGGGCGTGGCGGAGGTGCCCCTCCTTCTGGAAAAGGACCGGGAAGGGGAGGAACGGACGATCGTTCAGTGGCTTCAGGAATGCGGCCTTGAAACCGTCGGCTTATGGGCGCCGATGGCCCCCACGGGCCCCCAGGACCGGAGCTATTGCCCCCGTTGCGAGGTGGCGTACCGGTCCCTGGAAGGTTCCTGCAAGGATTGCGGCCGCGACCTGGTTCCTTTTGGGGATGCCCATTCCGGGGTAGGATAA